The sequence ATATcatcattttatttgatatgatAAAACTTTACAGAATAATTCAAAGATTATGTATAATGGGTTGAAAAGATCTCGGACACAATAATGCATGAGTCATAATTCGGAGGCAAAATAAGGTccaatttatcatttaacaaaacagaatgttcaatcaaaattttttacaaaatgcaaactccaaaataatatttatcctcgttattattatttttcttttcatattttgtaatttatgCAATAGCTAGACGAGTCCATTTAAGTAGAGGACATACCGTTGCAATAGATCCCGCAGGTGTTGTCGATTTGAGAAGAATCTCAAACGCAGTCATTCCCATCTTATTGCTCATTCCCTTGTTGCCCATTTTATTACTCACCAAACGTTTCATAATTTCATAATGACTATGAATAGCAGCAACAGGTAGAGCTGTATTTCCTTCATTGTCTTGCTCATTTATAAGATAACTGAAACCTCTCTCATTCACTAAAGTACGTACCACAGAATGACAATTGTGTTCAGCAGCAATATGAAGTGCAGTTCGATCTTTATTGTCCAAAATCTCACCAATATCTGAACATTCTTCCATCAATTCCTTCATCACTTCAACATGTCCTTTCCTTGCCGCGATGTGAAGAGCTGTCATGCCTTGTTTATCTTTGATATAAGCAACTGATCTTTTAGCTTCCAAGAATAGTTTAACCATGGTTGAATGTCCCATGTTTGCAGCATAGTGAAGAGGAGTCCATCCTAACTCTTCTTCTGCTTTTTCTAAAATCTGGGATCCACATCTCTCTAACACCTTCTTAACAAATTCTAATAATTAAGAAAGTAGGGACAGAGTTAATGCTGATGAAAAGTTAATTGGGGTAAAATCAGATCATAGGAATACAAATATAATCTAGTACTACTCACTGTCAAAATCATTGGCCCTGGTAACATTTCTCCAAAGCAGCCTTGCATCAACTATTATAACATGAATATAAATGTGTCAATATTAGAAACACACAGACAAAGAATAGTTTAATCAAATGAGACACTCAAGAAATTAGATACGTACATGATGGGCAGGAACGAATGACAGCAGCATGCATCACAGTCATCCCATTTCCTCCTAACACAGAGAAATCGGCAAAAGTAGTGTCCAAAATGATGGAAGCAATATCATAAAATCGTCTCTCTACGGCAAGAAACAGAGGAGATTCCCCTGCCTTGTTCACCAAAGATGTCAATGTTGGATCTTCTTGAATCAACCGCTTTGCAATCTCAAACCGACCGTTGATCACAGCTTCATGAAGTGCTGTGTTTTGCTTCACATAATTCACCTTCCTCAGCAGATATCTATAGTCACTGTGGCCTTCTGCGGCGGCTAATACCTTGGCATGATCTATCAGAACCACTGCGAAACTCTCATTCCCCAACTTGGCTGCCAAATGTAGAGGCGTGTCGCCTTTATTGTTTGGTTGAAAGGCAAGCAAGGAATGCGAGAGTAGCAATGTGTTTACAGATGTTGCTCGTGGATTAGCTGCGCATTTTATGGCAAGATGAAAGATGTTGTTTTCTTGGCCAAAAGTTTTGGCAAGAGGATCCAAATTGCCGATGTCTAATGTGGTCAAATGTTCTTCTTTATCAAATACCCAACCAAAGTGTGAATTATGAGTTAGAAAAGACTTTATCATGTCTACTATTGTGGCCATTATTGTTTGTTAACAGACCAGAATCAGAAACAACAATGAACAACCTGAGTTGATTGTTGTCTAAATTCAATCTTTTAGTGTCTTAATAATTTGTCTTTCTATGTCTTGCACTCACATTTTAGATTGAACTAgataaatttgaataatatataagaaaaggAGCCACAACCcaataatttattaaagatAGCATATATAACCACGTGGTCTTACTCTTACATgaccattattaatttatgtatattagtattttttttttctgaaccaattatctttattttattagtaaaagaaaaaaggaaaaaaactaCATTTCACACAGCTTTCTCCTAAATCAAGCActatctaatttttttaagtattaaaTGTAACAATTAATGAACTGatcttctttttattattttttttaattctaaagtCTGATTTTCTTTTGCATATATCGAGGTCGTCCACCTttgtttattttactttttcttgACCGAATTCATTTTTTATGAACTCTTTGTcgtatatattagaatttacagTGTTTttataatacattttttttgatCGAAAGAAAAGAATCTTATTAATTAGATTTGGAAGTGTTAGGTTTAATGCATGGGTTCTATTTCAGAACTAATTACTATACATCTTATAATATTATGTTTCTACACATTTATAATATAAGACGTACTCATGAATATACTAAGTTGGCGTACACATATATAAGAGCTATGAATCTATAGGGGAAGGCCTAATAGAGAATTAAAGCAGAAACATTGTGTTTACAAACACCTTAATTCAATCTTCAAACTCAAAGACCTTAACCCCCTCAAATTCTTCCTCTAGAAATTGCAAGATCTCCCAAAGGGATCTCAGTATCACAACGACTCTTTGTTTTACAACTCTTGCAAGACACTGGTTTCTTGAGTGCCAAACTTGCCTCCACCCCATGGAGCCTAACAACAAACTCAGCAATGATTCGAGCGATCTCCTTTGAGACCCCACTACTTATTGTTAGGTAAGTTCATTTACCTAACAATCACTCGAACTGATTTAACTTTTGCAGTAAACAAGCTTAGTCAATTCATGACTACACCTCGACTTCCACATCTTCAAGTTGCACACCGTATCCTTCAATACATCAAAGGAACACCAGGCCAATGACTATTCTTTTACTCCAACACACCTTCACAACTCACTGCTTATACAACATTTGATCTCCCAGACCACAGTGTTTCCCTCAAGGTGTTCTTAGATGTGGATTGGGGCACATGCCCTAACACCCGAAGATCAATCATGGGCTACTGCATCTTCTTAGGTGATTGTCTCATAtcctaaaaatcaaaaaaacaaGCCACTCTGTCTCGTTTCTCTGCAGAAGTCGAATATTGCGCCATGGCCAATGCCACATGCGAAGTCACTTGGATCACAACTCTCCGACAAGACTTCCCCATAATTCATCGGCTCTCTATCAATCTCTACTGTGATAATACTGCAGCAATCCACATATCAGAAAATCCAGTATTAATTCCACAAACGTACCAAGTACGTTGAAATCGATTGCCACATAATCCGCAAGAATCTCCAAGCTGGGATACTCAAACTACTCCATGTCTCCACCAAGCTCAACCTTGTTGACCTCCTCACCAAACCCTTGTTCCTCTCACAATTCAATGATTTATTATCTAAATCGAATGTAAACACATTACATATCATTTTGAAAGATATATTAAAGAGGTTTGCTTCCTCTTCTTTGTATTGACTAGTAATAAAGAAATTGTTTAAattcaacataatttttttcatttaaatatttatatattatattgcaTAACTTAAGACTCGAAGAAATTCCAACACACATTCACTTTCTTATGACTACTTGAactagcctcaagtggttatTTCAACGtattaattaaaactatatataatCTTTTTCTCTAATCTTAATGATATACTAGGACGACTTTGCATATATCGAGGTCTTCCTTCATTTTCTTTATACCGTTTACATTACAACTTGCCTCTTTAAATTGTATATGATTAATTTTCTCTTCTCCAGTCATTTGTTTTAATGAATTacctcatatattatttttaattttttttttcaaatttactatTTGGGTTGCTCCGGTGTTTTTATGTAGTTCTATGTGAGTTACTATGTGAATTTTGATTGAAATTTAGATTGATTCGTTAGTTgttatataaaatttcataaaagtgaaaaaaaaactcatttaaATTGTAAAAGTGAAAAACTTTTTTCTCATTTaccttttattatatttatagattttttttttattattactttcCTATTTTTCATCAAATAAGATACATCATGataaaatttctattataggctaaaaaaataagttgttacaaattaaataaataactgCAGGTTTCTTGAATACAACAACATTTGTTTTTAATTCCAATTTATGAAAACTAGAATAAAAATCAAACAACAAGACCTTCTCTTCTACCCCCACTGAATACTAcactaataaaaaaacaaaaaaattatttcttgaGGTAACGAATGATGAAGAAGACATAACCTATAGTGAGATAGAATGCTGCGAGTGCATAATTACCAGGAACACTAAAAAACAAAGCACCTTTTTTAGTTATAAGCAGACTATTCAGCTCTTTCTTCTCGTACAACAATGCGTTTGTACCTATGATAAAGGCaaacacaaaattaaaaatggaaagAAAGATGAACAATATTGTCACCATAGTAGGATACCTGAATTTCCTTTTCGAGATCATGGAAAACATTGCAAATATGAAGTGGATTAACAAAGAGCCCGCCGAGAAACCAAAAGCCAAAGAATCCATTTCCATGAAGTCTTTGAAAGCTTTAAGGCCTTTTTTAGTTTTGTATTGTGCAGCACCAGGCATGGTTATGGCTGCTTGAAATGTTATACCTGCAATGAGTGTGGACACCACCAAATTCATGTTTTGCATGTGTTGTACATCTTGACCATTATCTTCTTTAATTGGTACACAGGATTGTGTCATTTCTATTTGGGTTTCTCCACTTGTTTCTTCGTTTTTTCCATGGTTTTTCACCATCCCATATCCAGTGTCTTGTAAACTTAGAAGAGGGTCTTTATTCTTGGCCAGCCGCAATTCTAATCTAACAATAAACTGCCAAATGAAAAAGTTAGCAAACGAGTGTTGAATAGGGTGTGTGTATGAAAAGATGCATgagattctatttcaaaatta is a genomic window of Cannabis sativa cultivar Pink pepper isolate KNU-18-1 chromosome 9, ASM2916894v1, whole genome shotgun sequence containing:
- the LOC115723688 gene encoding uncharacterized protein LOC115723688 — its product is MATIVDMIKSFLTHNSHFGWVFDKEEHLTTLDIGNLDPLAKTFGQENNIFHLAIKCAANPRATSVNTLLLSHSLLAFQPNNKGDTPLHLAAKLGNESFAVVLIDHAKVLAAAEGHSDYRYLLRKVNYVKQNTALHEAVINGRFEIAKRLIQEDPTLTSLVNKAGESPLFLAVERRFYDIASIILDTTFADFSVLGGNGMTVMHAAVIRSCPSFDARLLWRNVTRANDFDKFVKKVLERCGSQILEKAEEELGWTPLHYAANMGHSTMVKLFLEAKRSVAYIKDKQGMTALHIAARKGHVEVMKELMEECSDIGEILDNKDRTALHIAAEHNCHSVVRTLVNERGFSYLINEQDNEGNTALPVAAIHSHYEIMKRLVSNKMGNKGMSNKMGMTAFEILLKSTTPAGSIATFMVGLKLWLVKSKDPLLSLQDTGFGMLKSRTNEEETTRESTQIQISGPNIKQDNNNNNGRDVQHMQNMNLVVSTLIAGITFQAAITNNNAFRCTIQNYKRP
- the LOC115723689 gene encoding ankyrin repeat-containing protein At5g02620, which produces MTVMHAAVIRSCPSFDARLLSRNVTRAKDFDEFVKKVLERCGSQILEKAEDELGWTPLHYAANLGHSTMVKLFLKAKRSVAYIKDKQGMTALHIAARKGHIEVMKELMEECSDIGEILDNKDRTALHIAAEHNCHSVVHTLVKERAFTYLINEQDNEGNTALHVAAIHSRYGIMNRLTSNTLTNKRMTNKMGMTAFEILLKSSNFAGFIGKFIVRLELRLAKNKDPLLSLQDTGYGMVKNHGKNEETSGETQIEMTQSCVPIKEDNGQDVQHMQNMNLVVSTLIAGITFQAAITMPGAAQYKTKKGLKAFKDFMEMDSLAFGFSAGSLLIHFIFAMFSMISKRKFRYPTMVTILFIFLSIFNFVFAFIIGTNALLYEKKELNSLLITKKGALFFSVPGNYALAAFYLTIGYVFFIIRYLKK